A region of Arabidopsis thaliana chromosome 5, partial sequence DNA encodes the following proteins:
- the GLP6 gene encoding germin-like protein 6 (germin-like protein 6 (GLP6); FUNCTIONS IN: manganese ion binding, nutrient reservoir activity; INVOLVED IN: biological_process unknown; LOCATED IN: apoplast; EXPRESSED IN: stem; CONTAINS InterPro DOMAIN/s: Cupin, RmlC-type (InterPro:IPR011051), Cupin 1 (InterPro:IPR006045), Germin (InterPro:IPR001929), RmlC-like jelly roll fold (InterPro:IPR014710), Germin, manganese binding site (InterPro:IPR019780); BEST Arabidopsis thaliana protein match is: RmlC-like cupins superfamily protein (TAIR:AT5G39150.1); Has 30201 Blast hits to 17322 proteins in 780 species: Archae - 12; Bacteria - 1396; Metazoa - 17338; Fungi - 3422; Plants - 5037; Viruses - 0; Other Eukaryotes - 2996 (source: NCBI BLink).) — MRVSKSLILITLSALVISFAEAYDPSPLQDFCVAIDDLKNGVFVNGKFCKDPKQAKAEXFFFSGLNQAGSTNNKVRSNVTTVNVDQIPGLNTMGISLVRIDYAPYGQNPPHTHPRATEILVLIEGTLYVGFVSSNQDNNRLFAKVLYPGDVFVFPIGMIHFQVNIGKTPAVAFAGLSSQNAGVITIADTVFGSTPPINPDILAQAFQLDVNIVEDLEAKFRN; from the exons ATGAGGGTTTCCAAGTCTCTCATCCTGATTACCTTATCGGCTTTGGTCATTTCCTTTGCTGAAGCTTATGATCCAAGTCCACTTCAAGATTTCTGTGTGGCCATTGATGACCTCAAAAATGGTG TTTTTGTGAATGGAAAGTTCTGTAAGGATCCCAAGCAAGCGAAGGCAGaataattcttcttctcaggcCTCAACCAGGCAGGAAGCACTAATAATAAAGTCAGATCCAACGTGACAACAGTCAATGTCGACCAGATTCCAGGGTTAAACACTATGGGAATATCCTTGGTCCGCATAGACTATGCACCATATGGACAAAACCCGCCTCACACGCACCCTCGTGCTACTGAGATCCTTGTCCTTATCGAGGGAACGTTATATGTTGGTTTTGTCTCTTCCAATCAAGACAATAACCGTCTATTCGCCAAAGTTCTGTACCCGGGTGACGTGTTTGTGTTTCCCATAGGAATGATCCATTTTCAAGTGAATATCGGGAAAACGCCTGCGGTGGCCTTCGCTGGATTGAGTAGTCAGAATGCTGGTGTTATCACGATCGCTGATACTGTGTTTGGGTCAACGCCTCCGATTAATCCAGATATTTTAGCTCAAGCATTTCAATTAGATGTCAATATTGTCGAGGATCTTGAGGCCAAGTTTAGAAACTAA